The following proteins are co-located in the Pan troglodytes isolate AG18354 chromosome 5, NHGRI_mPanTro3-v2.0_pri, whole genome shotgun sequence genome:
- the SMIM40 gene encoding small integral membrane protein 40 yields the protein MAEEGDVDEADVFLAFAQGPSPPRGPVRRALDKAFFIFLALFLTLLMLEAAYKLLWLLPWAKLGDWLLGTPQKEEELEL from the coding sequence ATGGCAGAGGAAGGTGATGTGGACGAGGCGGATGTGTTCCTGGCATTTGCCCAGGGTCCCTCCCCTCCCAGGGGTCCCGTGCGACGTGCCTTGGACAAGGCTTTCTTTATCTTCTTGGCCCTCTTCCTGACACTGCTGATGCTGGAGGCTGCTTATAAGCTGCTGTGGTTACTACCATGGGCAAAGTTAGGGGACTGGCTCCTGGGGACACctcagaaggaggaggagctggaaTTGTGA